ggcacagaattgcagttctctgttctattaggaacgtttgctcatgtaggaaaaacaccagtccatcaagatgagaaaaagctttcagagatattcaagaagagaaaagaaatgtgtttgaatttatggccatttctgctacgtcttcagtatttgaaaggagtagcctcttccagtgcaacacacagaacctgaagttctggaaaggaaatcttggagaggagacacccgtgtttttgccccccaaacactagggaaagcaactgtccctctcctgttaaatctccctcttctgtcactcattactacctcctttttccccttctgcctggaaacatgaaaaaactacagaaatgcaaaaaagattgacttctaattttgctaccattgtgaagcaacaagaacttattcctgcttttcatctccacatatcagcaatccacttgaggcaactgagtgaactggtagttattttaaggacattggacataatttgaaagttaatcaagctgcaatgttctttcacttaaaagaatgacggaataagatggtgacttaccaactacatgtctgccatcaatgtgattttgagaataaacgaccaatcatttctgggagatgagaaagttgggaaaggctttggaatccttttatcaattcaactaagctagctctaaggataggtgttctagcgctaaacgatgtttcatcccttctggctgagtttacaaatgctgtccctcagttggcagaaggagttgaaatctttattgagctgaaagtgacagaattaatctcagacaggtgagaggttcctgcctctgcataaggtttacagtcaaagggggatggaaagaggtcttgcggattccctttgcatttcactgcaagtctgttagggctgttatttcccctgacttcccctccttaaagctgtgcataactatagcaaagattgtgtccctgtgatcatctatggcaccctaaagaaggattttacaagtctcttttcttcaaacagctgccagcatattttacagagagctgatatgactgcgaaacatcattatttctgcccaaagacacacggctggggagaaaacttatcttcagtatgttatagtctgaattttgatcaagtagtgattattaaaggccatcactatctcagaagccgtttatctcagtaatgctaaaattagaatatgcatggggtagtaaaagcatttggactatatgcactattatcccactggcctgacagtcctaaaatgcaggaaaaagaatgtgaaaatgtagccttttggtgctgctagttgtcatctttctgttgctgccgaggctgaagctcaaggtttatctcttgtttctgattattaaataTCAtcatgtgatatgtgctaatttgttgcatcaaagtgagaaacagccttgggaacatcttgtattgtggtatgtactaatttgttacatcagcgagaaacagccttgggagcatctgtgggaacatcctgtggtggggggcatgtacctcgcctgagataactgagttgagctagcgaagcggtaatgttagtttagatagcctaatatggcgcacaatgcagaggaagactccagccttcatccccacgaccaccagagggctgaagaagaccccctagcaacagccggcacaaccgcagaagttacaggaggtgccccgtataccgggaactggaatcgcatataaggagactgtgaggggggggtgcgcgcgccattggtggagcaggagacttccccggccgcccagcgcttttttgcttacttgtgacttgctcaattattttataaattggaatttatgcaacccggcccgagtggttgtcgttttgtcacgtttacctataacaatcagatatgtgaagttcacaatttttacacatatcaatgttgcgctgtccttatctaggacagagatgagagatttttaaaccagatttctgaggtgtccaaaattgtctctttcagtggactcccagctcacaggaaggaaatagcttgagacgaaatcacaggcatcattttattttcctgtgtatgtttacaggtctctgcgaagagcaatgtacactactactcttccagagaaagacaggtaggttgtcatcaaagagcttccctgcacagcaatgagtcatgtctgcccacctctctctgcgctgatgtttaagatagtcaaagccatctagagctaagcatcagcagaaccggcagcaggtttcaatcaagaatcacaatctcaaacctaaatatgctttctgacaaatatcatcaaaaagaacagattttcataagccccacattcatctaagccctgcattcacctatgccttagtctccacctcgagaaacccagacaaaattagggaatttaaaatgttaaagagctgctgtctcttcaaatctacagtttgcctTTCTAAGAAaaccttctgatccaccatccagaatcctgttcctcttcttcccttccccaaatctcagttccaggaggagatttgggaaaatcctggccttgaatcacttgtcatgacagcaatgctaaagtaagtctatttgcagtagaacagcattgcccagagtcaggaggtcctaggggcatttgggggtttccctgctgcaaacagttgaggaaaactcaatgaatcaagaacagtactgttaagaattttagggaaattttcagtgttcagctaggaattaggttatatcttatggagtatggagagatattggatccccgtatttccactgagatacctattccttagatttttttatagtgtaaagcaccagacgactggccaaagtatgaaacttcatccagtctctaaataaagcggtgaaataAGTCCCaataattgaactggattgtggctccatcattgactatggtatttaaccgtgcttggattgctgctctgatagattataaagctcagctgtgacattaggtcaaggccttggaaaggtgttagcagagctcctttaaatgaagcgttcccagagacaccaggttggcacagactgatgaaaatcggagtgaatgcctggcatcggggaacggcctctgtgtccatcagtgttcctgggagccttggaaagtctagtacggtgtatgtcacccttcactgtaaggcagacacctagtgcagcatcctgctcctctcatgctcctattttaccatgcaatgaatcgcagtcccctcaaaggtctcttgctgtcttcagcagctctctcaagttgaggcacctcatgtcagcacaccaatatatgtgagatgaaacctgcttgtgctgtgccatcctgaaggatttgctttctcttggaagcttagcaccaccatcactttttttttgtgtagaaacgtgagcagacaccactctccgaagctcgtaggagctagtgggaaagcataacctctcaaaatacctagttattcctcttaatgccaggagaagcctagacctgagacttgcacagctctaaggtgtctaaaggtaaaagccacaataccaccccaaaggctcgggtttgactggtgacaatatgctcacatccttttgactgacaatttccaaagaaagatgagagctacatgaaaccttgaatttagtttcagttctactcttgtctgctgagaagatggtggaagggcacatatagatgaaaatgcatgacccaaggaacagaagtgtaacagtgatatgggaggtgcaggtagagagtgctttgagacgccctttggaagagcgtgtcctcaaagagaccaaaataatgacataggacacagcAAGAACAaccaaagagcccgaggaaatcagaccactattggcaaccacgatgcaaccagccacgtaggtgtcagtgcaggccagcttcagcaaagtgtctacatcacagaagtagtggttgatctcattgggtccacaaaacaatagctgagcagtcagcagggtctgcaccagggagtgcacacagcctcccacccacgaagctgccaccagccggccacacacatgcttgttcataatgcttgtgtaatgaagcggcttgcatatagcagtgtaacgatcatacgccattgctatgaggatgaacatctccgtgcaggcaaagagatggaccccaaagagctgtgctatgcagcccacaaaagagatggtcttcttttcagcaagaaggtcataaatgagtttgggaactgtgacagtagagtaactaatatctacaaaggacaagcagctcaggaagaagtacatgggagagtccagctgttgactgttctgtatagtgatgatgctaagcaggtttccaagactaacagtggcatagaagactaagaagaatgtgaagcatacttttgctaatgtatcatcttgtgtgagtccctggaagataaactccatcacattgttcttgttcttcatatacatcgtgtagacaggacctgaagcacagaataaagccacctgtgatggcattagaaacacagtgttatcagtacacatccatgtcgatcactggtatgttcaatatcaatgtattcccttttatgccttttggggaaagtttcctttcaaagtcaatgcttctctcaaggagtgacagttgatatctaactcagaatgtattactgaagtgtgtaatagcgagctccgtttatttgtttgagggagttggtggaaatatcctccagattcatatttctgatctttgccccttttaaaaaggaagactagtcactaggttgcctaaacatccacttctgaagtgttgatttggaaacgaaaaagtgactgagaaggatagtgcatgttaccatttgagtctcaacacactagtcatcccctaaggaattctgctcaagcagtgaacgtaccttctttttcaaccctctgagggaattcaacagaactagtccttactagtgctctctgactctggtagaatgtccatgcatttttgtgcagccatcaatattcacatcatgacacaaggcagctggctaattaacatcacttcagctatcagtgtagatccttctggaggaggtaaagtggacacctacctcatgtctgtttagcagagatgtgcctttaggcacaaactgtctttaaggcgccctaagtgaaatcagaccatgttcaaggcatgccaggaaacctgaagcaggagagtcattgtcctatatgtgctgtactgggctacatcttgtgtggattggttccagttattgctcatgagtttctgggttgccacctcagtctccaaaagagcaggcttgtatttcctcagaccacctttcctacagtacatgggtgaatactggagataatctgcattaacgatgtgtcagtaaggtttttgtacacctcagccaagttctggactaggcatggaaatccccataaacacacctgtgatgccaccggggtaataaatacaccgctgctgaatctcctttactcaccaacacccttgcattcacctttgctgcactctagtgcagtacgcaagtatcactagtgttcagtttctacactgaaaagatagatggcaagagctgcataacaatgtccacaatacaggcaagtcctttgggctcttaatcctgttccacaatcacaggttaatcagttctttctcacaagatctctgcctcttccaccctccaactttagcagcagaggaaatattctttcatgtctctgtccctatctccatgccgctCCATGGTCAgaaggaaagcagtgtggggaggcccaaagcgtgtgtgttaagagcattgttgccacaatgtgtacagctagaggggacaagttaagattgagtacacaggaagtgctgcagctacctattgactccttgactttgtaacaccagaaacttccttttgacagatatttctggaaatggcatataactgaaaaataagcaaagaagacaccaattaaaacaaagggtaaaaaaaaaattgagttcttttacttaataaaatgaatctcacaaaagtcactcaacaataatgcctcttttcaaaggcaggatttcatagtcatgcttgaacaaaacaaagaagcaagatcagaaaacttacacagtttgtatttgctagtctccaacagtttgcctgctattctcctctgatgacctctcggaccacttcaggcagtttcatcaaaacctctcagctccaagctgcttcttgtgtgtcatgagagcagtccacatctctgccagggctgaaaactacagaggatgaaagggacagcctgaatgtccagctccatttctcattctgcaaaaacaacttccaagagcatctgcaagaacaactctctctctctctctctctctctctctctctctctctccagatggggaagttgtggcagaaatatttcaagtaaattgcacagcagaagcacaagcttaccagaagcaatgagatcgcagaggcatgtgaagttttctttgtcagaaagaatcagtggacggggagctaaaatatatattttggacagctattagagtaatctctacagggtgactgtggagcgtgatcacctagaccatgtcacattgtgtggaggtttgcttgctttcttgcttgctttccaatgctgtccagataaatggacttcatttagtattagctatgtgtttcttttggaaacatttctatttaaaatcaatgtcatggctgaccatttgcaagattttgtgttcacattgcccttgcaatcaaacattttttgagtaaagatgtctcttacaagtgtgatatattttttcccttccaagacaatatttcacatatgctttcttatttcttattaacttgctcttaccattgcacgtttgcagcataaatagatatcataactgtgctatatgactgttggcacttagacatctggtctgtacacgtttgaaacaagaagtaaacgaggaaattatttcaagactttaaaaatgtttgtggtcaggcctcactacttgccaggtatttttactcaggcaatgcaaaatatagaagcagctggttagtcctcatattaagtcattataagaatctgggccaatgtgtagaggaatcaaatgttgttgttgttgttgttgttgacgccttccataagctatggtcctgcTGTTGCCTTCTAGCACccggcagccggaagagaaatcagaaaaatcatggcgttcttccccaaaacattaaaaaacaatcaaacaaaacagttttaaaattataagccttggCTTGAACTGGCCATGTGCCTTAACCCcttagcagtttcagtatgaagggggtcagtgggccccatctgtctttctacctgccccacctacggtgagacagagcaaactctgaaggcgcctgtccctctctgttgacagtggtgctgagctagacaactgtccttcactgcatgaagaatttagactgctacaaataggtggggatggtcccacctttagctgtgtccacagagtgtgaatgctgcgtgagggacatgctggcccaggcctgagggacactatccctctaagccttgagaatcaggatttatcccagttccgtcctgctggctgccatccacataacccaccatggtgaggagaagacactgagacatccgcagtgtactggtgcatgcctgtgaaacgggaacccactctgccaccccctgcatagagcagaggacattcggggaaccagagcatttctgacattgtcccagagtttggtccgtagatgtgccgctctcctgtgcagggaacaccttcttatcttgaatcacacttaagacatgttaaggtgcaacacaagtgcaagccagtgtttatagggaacgtgaagtgaaggaagaaaaaagaaagtgctttagttactttcagagtgcattacacagacgtctttctccctcacgcagctggtctgctcttttcctcctggcaaggtaggagtcagggtcctgtggctcctcgtggctccttcgtccttgtggagaaccttagctgctataactaacctccctgtggcagctgtgactggctctgagatgatttaatcttccatcttcatatttcttctcttccttcctgcagtagtagctgctccagctattcccttggaatacttttttcttcctttgtctgggcctgtaaatatgccctgttgggctaggagttatcctgtgTACAGGAATTATTaatgaataactcttttttttcattgacacacaaaattgtgccccccaatgctttctttgccccccaatgctttctttggtggcgacaatttcctacagtgagcaatttatctttcgcttggatctttgattctctattagtctaaacagtaaaatgcaaaatctgaggcagagatgaagggcagaggggatggttaggaaggagggcattagcgataggtgaactactgcagaaaggcagagagttgctgcactggagtgggaaggggagaagcttctcctcatatcatctgcatcagcaaatgacccagccagcatctaatatcagcagtttaattgctaacccatggattcagcatatgacaatgcagtactcctaagaaggcatttactccaaagtaaaggggaaggaagcctttggtacaattgcttccagcagcaggtgaccaacagccttgcagacaccctgggccatcgtttcctagctgagtagattacagagtagatggagtttgtctgacggaaagtttacacgtGGGAGAGCtcagactaatgggatgctctgcctggaacacattttaatatttttgatagcattcatttatttatttgctggtgtctcagcagtgcttggaagccccagtcctgggcctgcgctattcaaaaagagaacataaagggaatccctgttagtcacagagtttgcaatgccattccaatcaaaacatgaactttcagtgtcttcctaattactgcaacagctaaaaccaagcttttcttcaaaagggagctttcagtaaattttccaaaatggaattatagtgagagagacttgattttctcagctcctgagaaaatgttaccacagttctacacctcacccttttcactccagacttttctattccacagttttctcatggcacttttcatctcctcatttctcagtgtgtagatgagtgggttcagcatggacgtgatgacagtgtaaaacacagctacgctcttgtcctctgagaaactgctggatgggcgtatgtaggtgaatatgcatggcccaaagaagagaatcaccacagtaatgtgggacccacaggtggagagggctttgtaccgccctttggacgttcgccttttcaaggataacaaaatgacaatgtaggatgtgaccaggatgatgaaagagaccaaacaaatcattccaccattggcaacaacaatgatgcctgcaacataggtgtcggtacaggccagttgtagtaggggattgacttcacagaagtagtggtcaattttgttgggaccgcaaaaagggaggctaatggttatgagggtctgcaccagggagtgcacaaagccccccacccatgaacccatcaccatccagccacacacatgcctggtcatgagggtggtgtagtgcaggggtctgcatatggcaaagtagcgatcataggccatcactgtgaggatgaagacctcagcgccgccgaagaaatgtaacccaaatagctgtgccatgcaacccgcaaaggaaatggttttcttttcaacaaggaagtcagcaatcattttgggagctgtgacagaagagaggcaaagatctgcagtggacaggtggcagagaaagaaatacatgggggagttcagacgttgactgctaactacagtgacaacaatgagcagatttcctgccacagtaacaatatagaagaacaaaaacaccacaaaacatattttctgcaccccttggtcctttgaaaggcccagaagaatgaattccttcacacagcttacattctccatgttgatcagtcaggtgccaatatgcaatatacagcttatacccctgggaaaataaagacagacacatgattcatcagcattttttcattattaatgatgagttctatatcagaagtggatgcaaaccaagaaagatatagcattagtattaagcttatgaagtgtttagtttctgtcatgtatttttttcacagctacttacttctccacagtacaaagcttctgccatggctttggtggcacagagataggtgcactctgtgatatgttccttaatcctggtgttccaggatcttgaaggactggctccatggctggtagccttccatgcactaaggacacggccagagtgttcaccttgggcactacgaggcagataatgcagcatgtttgccctcagggtagacaaagtccctgacagcaatctttgtaaaatgggtgtctttaagaatacctggaaatattgctcagaatgatgatttgctttataagtacacatgatctttgaattcttgtttagaagggaaatgtaaccacatgcagagaaaagaactctcttgtgtatatacattttgaagcgtaaatatgaaatgtcacaggctgaaaaatgagttctgggaaggttatctatcatggagggaaaaaaaattgcacatatgacttaatgtagtatttcacattgttctaaatctcagcattgtttctaccagaggaaggaagaatgaaagactcttgtgagatcttctgtcccagcactgtactgattttacctagtatgatttttgatacgctctgcgtgatcctttcaagggttagcttagcttaatgaagctaatctaactaaactccttcaacagccagtataagtctgattcataggctgattcagaatgactaaattagggtcctttgcagaacccttttttcctccattcact
This is a stretch of genomic DNA from Apteryx mantelli isolate bAptMan1 chromosome 4, bAptMan1.hap1, whole genome shotgun sequence. It encodes these proteins:
- the LOC136991916 gene encoding olfactory receptor 4S2-like, with the translated sequence LGLSKDQGVQKICFVVFLFFYIVTVAGNLLIVVTVVSSQRLNSPMYFFLCHLSTADLCLSSVTAPKMIADFLVEKKTISFAGCMAQLFGLHFFGGAEVFILTVMAYDRYFAICRPLHYTTLMTRHVCGWMVMGSWVGGFVHSLVQTLITISLPFCGPNKIDHYFCEVNPLLQLACTDTYVAGIIVVANGGMICLVSFIILVTSYIVILLSLKRRTSKGRYKALSTCGSHITVVILFFGPCIFTYIRPSSSFSEDKSVAVFYTVITSMLNPLIYTLRNEEMKSAMRKLWNR